GCCTGCTCGGCCTCGGCAGCCTCGTCAGCCTTGCTGGCCTCATCGGCCTTGGGGGCCTCGACCTTGGCCTCCTCGGCCTCCTTGACGGCACGCTGGGTGGCGGCCTCGGCCTCGCCGACGGCGGTCTGCGCGACGGTCAGCGCCTCGACCAGCTCGATCACGGCCATCGGGGCGTTGTCGCCACGACGGGGACCGATCTTGGTGATGCGGGTGTAGCCACCCGGGCGGTTCTCGTAGCGCGGCGCGATCTCGGTGAAGAGGGTGTGCAGCACCGCAACGTCGGTGATGGTCTTGCGCACCAGGCGACGGTTGTGCAGGTCGCCCTTCTTCGCCTTGGTGATCAGCTTCTCCGCCAGCGGGC
The nucleotide sequence above comes from Streptomyces kaniharaensis. Encoded proteins:
- the rplQ gene encoding 50S ribosomal protein L17, with translation MPRPTKGARLGGGPHHEPLLLAGLARELFQYGRITTTEAKARRLRPLAEKLITKAKKGDLHNRRLVRKTITDVAVLHTLFTEIAPRYENRPGGYTRITKIGPRRGDNAPMAVIELVEALTVAQTAVGEAEAATQRAVKEAEEAKVEAPKADEASKADEAAEAEQA